A stretch of DNA from Candidatus Methylomirabilota bacterium:
CACTGCACGCCCTCGCGCTTGAGAATGTCGGCCACGACTGCGGCTGCTTTCACGGCGCTCCTCCTTCTGGCCGGGGGTACCCGAGCGTCATGCATAGTACGGCATCCGGAGGACCTCGTGCTCGGCAGGTGAAGCTATTAGGCTGGCGCCGGCGCTTGTGCAAGGGCCTGATGCTGTCCACGACCCTGCGCCGGACGTCTCGTCTTTACGGCGAGACGAGCAACCTCACGGGCGACCAGGAGACGGCCTGCCGGCTCTATTGCCAGGGGGCTCAGCGGCCACGCCGAGCCGGCGCGCGACGGTGCGAAGTCCCTTGTCCCTCGTCCAGAGCGGAATTCCCGTCAGCCTCGCGGCCGCCAGCAGGTGGGCGTCGATCCAGCCGATCCGCGAGCCCATGAGCTGGTGCCTCTCCACGAACGCCAGCACCTCCTCGTGTTCGGCGACGGGGAGCTGAGGGAGGTTCGCGAGAAGCGCCAGGATCGCCTGGCGTTGCCTGAGCCGGCCGCACGCCAGCTCGCCGATAATGAAGGGATGGCAATGGACGCCGGCCTCGGTGAGGAGGGCCGCCAGTGTGTCGTCGCCGCGCCGGAAGTGGTCGACCCAGACGGAGGTATCGACGAGCGTCACGCCGCGCGGCCCGGGCGCCGCGACCGTCGCCGCGGGATCCGGCCCAGCGACGTCTCGGTCCCTCCGAGCGCGGCCAGGCGCTGGGCGCTCTCGCGGCCGATCAGAGCCTCGAGACCCGCCCGGACCAGCGCGGTCTTCTCGCGGATGCCGCTCAGGCGGCGTGCGTGCTCGAGCAGGCGGTCATCGATGTTGAGCGTCGTCCGCATCTGCGCGAGTATGCATCAATCGTGCATACGCGTCAAGGTACGCCGGACATCCTGCTCGCGGCACGGAGGCCCAGCTTGCGCGTGAAAATCGGCACGGCGGGCTCGTCATCCTCTACAACTGCGCGCGGCCGTGCCCGGATCTGGTCGCGCAGCTCCGCGAGGTCTACGCGACCTTCCCCCGCTCCAAGTGGGGCCACGTCAAGCTCCTCGTCACTCCGTACCCGCGCCTGCAGACGACGCTGGCCATTCTCGCCTGGGCCTGGATCGACGAACTGCCCGCCTTCGACCGCGCGCGCCTGCTCCGCGCCTACACGGCGAGGGTGGACCGCGGGCCGGGGGATTTGCCGTGAGGGAGGCGAGCACCCGCCGCAGGAGTGATAGACTCCGGGCGATGAGCACCGGGTTCCGCGAGTTTCTCCGGGATCTCGAGGACGCGGGCGAGCTCCTGCGTCTGCCCAAGGCCGTCGATCCCCGGCACCTGTCCGCGCTGATGGCCCAGGCGCCCCAGGCGACGCTCTTCGAGCAGGTCGCGGGCTATCCCGAGTGGCGCGCCGTCGGCGCCTTGCTCTCGACGCGGCGGCGACTGGCGCTGGCCCTGGGCTGTCCCGAGCACGCCATCGCCACCCGCTTCGAAGAGGGCATCCGGCGGCCGATCGAGGCCCACCTCGTCGACCGAGCCCCGTGTCAGGAGGTCGTGTGGACCGGGGAGGAAGCCGACCTCACGCGCCTGCCCCTGCCCATGATGCACGTCAAGGACGGCGGGCCCTACATCTCCGGCACCCTCGTCGTCGCCAAGGATCCCGAGTACGGCCGCAACGTCGGCTCGTACCGGATGATGTACCGGACGCCGCGCGAGACCGGCATCGACCTCGTCTCCTCGTCCGATATGCGGGTCTACTACCAGCGCGCGCTCGACCAGGGGCGGCCGCTCGAGATCGCCGTAGCCGTCGGCGTGCACCCCTTCGAGCTGCTGGCGGCCTCGTACAAGGCGCCCATCGCCGTGGACGAGTTCGCGATCGCCGGTGGCCTCCAGGGGGCGCCGGTCGAGCTGGTGCGCTGCCGGACGGTGGACCTCGAGGTCCCTGCCCAGGCCGAGCTGGTGCTGGAGGGCGAGCTGCTCCCCATCGGCTGGACGGCGGACGAGGGGCCGTTCGGCGAGTTCAGCCACATCACCGGCGAGGTCAAGTGGAACCCCATCTTCCGTGTGCGGGCCATCACCCACCGCCGCGATCCGATCTTCTACGTGCTGCAGATGCCGTGGGAGAACGACTGGCTGGCGGCGCCGGTGATCGAGGCGGCGGGCCTGCAGGCGCTGCGCGTGGCCAGCGTCGAGCCGGTGGCCATCCGCGCGCCCGTCGGCAGCTGCTGCTACTGGACCCTGATCGCGTCGATCAGGAAGCGTCCCGGCGAGGGCATGAACGCGCTCCTGGCGCTGCTGTCGGTCGCCGAGGTGAAGCTGGCCATCGTCACCGACGACGACATCGACATCTACAATCCCGACGAGCTGGACTGGGCCGTGACCTTCCGGGTCCAGGCCGATCGTGACGTGCTCATCGTGCCGGGCGGCCGCGGCAAGCACATCGACCCCAGCGTGCGGGCCGGCCTCCTCGGCAAGGGCGGCCTGCCCACCACCGCCAAGCTCGGTATCGACGCCACCATCCCCGAAGGGGTGCCGCGCTCGCACTACGAGCGGCTCCGCTACTTCGCGAAGGATGCGGTGCGGCTGGAGGACTACCGCTGAGCCCGCTGGCCCGCGCCCTGGTGGCCGAGCTGCGGGACCGCCCGCGCCACTTCGGCGAGCTGGTCGAGGCCCACATGGAGGCGCCCTGGCGGGACTTCCTGCGCGCCTGGGGCGAGGTGCGGGCCGCCGATGTGCTCGAGCGCGACGACGCCGGTCGCTATCGGATTACCGCGCCGCCCTCCTAGTGCCGTTCCAACTTGTTGATACTAAATCTGTCCACGAACGACGTACACGGTGCCTTCCTAGGCGCGAATAGTTGGAACGGCACTAGACCTCGTTGACCTGCGTCGTGATCGTCGGGGGCGGCCCGGCCGGCCTGATCCTCGCCATCGAGCTCGGGCGCCGCGGCGTGCCCTGCGTCCTGCTCGAGGAGGACCCGGGGCCTCCGGACTTTCCCAAGGCGAATGCCACGACCTCGCGCACCATGGAGCACTACCGGCGGCTCGGCTTCGCCGACGAGATCCGCGCGCTCGGGCTGCCGGAAGACTATCCTCAGGACATCACGTTGCCTGGCGCGGCAATGCACTCCCGACCGACGCGCGCGCGCTCTGGGCGCGTGAAGGGTCAGGGGTAGGGATGATCGGCGCGTCGGTCCGACGCACGGAAGATCATCGATTCCTCACCGGGCGCGGCCGCTACGTCGACGACCTCGGCTTCGAGCATGCGCTCCACCTCGCCCTCGTGCGAAGTGTGCATGCTCACGCCAGAGTGGGGACGGTTGACAGCTCACGGGCGACCAGCCTGGGAGGCGTCCTCGGCGTATTCACCCTCGACGATCTGCCCGAGCTTCGGGGTGCCTTGCCGCCCCCCGTCGTGGCCGCCGTCAACCTCAAGGACTACCGCCAGTCGGCGCTCGCCGACGGTGTCGTGAGGTTCGCCGGAGAGCCGCTGGCTGTCGTCGTGGGCACCAGTCCGTATGTAGCGGCCGATGGCGCCGCGGCCGTCGCGGTCGAGTATGAGCCCCTCGCGGCCGCCGTCGATCCCGAGCGGGCGACCGCGCCGGGTGCGCCGCGCGTCCACGACGCCTGGGGCACCAATGTCGCGGCGACGGTGGGGCTCACGTTCGGCGACGTGGAGGCGGCGCTCAAGGGCGCCGACCTGGTTGTCACCCGGCGTTTCCGCTTCGGGAGGATGAGCGCGACGGCGCTCGAGCCGAGAGCGGTGGCGGCCCGCTGGGACGCCGCCACCGGCACGCTCCACCTCTGGTCCAGCGCCCAGATTCCCTATGTGGTGAGGCAGCGCGTCGCCGACGCTCTGGGGCTCGCGGCCGAGGCCGTGCGTGTCACCGCTCCCGACGTCGGCGGCGGCTTCGGCTCGAAGGGGGCCGTGTACCCCGAGGAGCTGATCGCGGCGACCCTGGCCCGGCGGCTTGGCCGGCCCATCCGCTGGACGGAGACCCGGGGAGAAAGCTTCCTCGGCACCACGCACGCGGCGGATCAAATCCACGACGCGACGCTGGCCCTCAGCCGTGACGGCTCGTTCCTCGCTCTCGTCGACGACTTCCTCGTCGACGGGGGCGCCTACCTGCCCCGCGGCGCCGTGGTGGCGAACGTCACGGCCACCCACCTCCCGGGGCTCTACCGGCTCGCCGCGTTCCACTGCCGCGGCCGCCTCGTCGTCACCCACAAGGCGCCGAGCGCGCCGTACCGCGGCGCGGGGCGGCCGCATGCCACGTTCGTCGTGGAGCGGCTCATCGACATCGCCGCCCGTTCGCTGGACCTGGACGCCGTCGAAGTTCGCCGCCGGAACCTCCTGCCGCCCGAGGCGCTACCCTTCGACCGCGCGATTCCCTATCGTGACGGCATGCCGATCATCTACGACTCGGGCGATTACCCGGCGCTGCTCGACGAGGCTATCGAGCGCTCGGGGTACCGGAAGTTCCGCGAGCGCCAGCGGGCGGCGCGGGAGCAGGGACGGCTGCTCGGCTTCGGTCTGGCCACGTACAACGAAGGCACGGCCATCGGCCCGCACGAGGGGGCAGCAGTCGTGGTGGAGCCGGACGGGCGGGTGGGCGTGGCCGTCGGCGCCCCCAGCCAGGGCCAGGGACACGAGACGATCCTGGCCCAGGTGTGCGCCGACCGCCTGGGGGTGGCCCTGGACGCCGTGGTCGTGAGCGGTGGCGACACCGCGCGGTTCCCGTTCGGCTCCGGGACCTACGCGAGCCGGATCGCGGTGATCGTCGGCAACGCCGTGGCCGAGGCCGCGGAGGCGGTGCGGGACAAGGCCGCGCGCCTGGCGGCCCGCGCCCTCGAATGCAGTCCTCGAGACATCGTCGTCACCGGCGGGCGCGCGGAGGTCAAGGGAGCTCCCGACCGTGGGTTCACGCTCGGCGCGCTCGCCACGCTGGCCCTTCGGCCCGACCTCGTTCGCGAGCTCGGCGAGCCGGGGCTCGGCGCGACGCGCTACTTCTCGCCCGCGAGCGTGACGTGGGCGTCGGGCGTCCACACGGCGATCGTCGAGGTCGATCGTGAGACGGGAGCGGTGAAGGTGCTCGAGTACCACGTCGTGCACGACGCCGGGCGTGAGATCAACCCGCGACTCGTGGAGGGGCAGACGCAAGGGGGGGTGGCTCAGGGGCTCGGCGCCGCCCTCTCCGAGGGGATCTGCTACGACGAGCGGGGCCAGCTCCTGACCGCGACCCTCATGGACTACGGGCTCCCGCGGGCCGACGCGGTGCCGTCGATCGAGGTCGCCGGACGCGATTCCCCGTCGCCGCTGAATCCGCTTGGCCTCAAGGGGACAGGGGAGGGATCGGCGGGCCCTCCTCCGGCGGCCATCGCCAACGCCGTCGCCGATGCGCTCGCCCTGGAGGGCGTCGAGATCAACGAGGTGCCGATCGCGCGAGAGGCGATCAGTCGTCGAGCGCCCAGAGCTTCGGCGGCGTCGTCGTGAAGCCGAGCTCCGCCCACCGCCTCGCGACGGACTCGTAGACGGATCGACGCACCTTGGTCCGCTTGGAGAACTGCTTGATGTACCGATGCTCCATGCACGCATTGATCAGCGCCTTCGACCCGTAGGGGCGCTCCTCCGGCGGGTTCTGGGTCGGGTCGAGCCAGGTCGACCAGGTCTGTCGCAGGATGTCGATGTCCTCCACGGGATTGCAGCGGGTGGCCATGGCCCACAGCACCTGGTTCATGTTCGAAGGATCGACGTCCTCGTCGACGGCGATGATCCACTTCGCGTAGTAGGCGCCCCCGGGAACCTGGGCGGCTAACGCGAGGGCCTGCGGCGCGTGGCCCGCGTAGCGCTGCTCGAGCGACACCACCGTCAGCCCCCAGCCGCCGGCGGCGGCCGGATGGCAGTAGACGCCGCGGATGCCCGGGACCCCCAGCTTGTCGAGGTCGTTCCAGATCTTGGCCGCCCGCGCGATCGAGTAGAGCAGGCTCGTCTCGTTGGCTGGATAATCGGCCATCAGCGCGTGGGTCAGGATCGGGTCGGCGCGATGGTGGACGGCCTTCACCTCCATGAGAAAGGCCAGATCCTCGGGCCGGCCGTAGTAGCCGGTGAATTCCCCGAACGGCCCCTCCAGCTTCATGGCGTTGGGCTGAATCACGCCCTCCACCACGATCTCGGCGTGGGCCGGATAGGGCACGCTGCCCGCCTGGCCCTTGACGAGCTCGACGGGGACACCCTTGATCCCGCCGATGAACTCGAGCTCCGAGAGCGTCTTGGAGAACCCCAGCGAGGCCGCCACGAACATGGCGGGATCGACGCCCCAGACCGCTACCACTTCGCAGGGCTCGTTGCGGCTCCAGTATCGCTCGATGTGGAGGCGCGCATCCTTGCCGGGCGAGAGATAGAGGCCGACGTGATTGCGATCCTGCACCATCTGCCGGTAGCACCCGACGTTGAGCCAGCCCTCGTCGGGATGTCGGGTGATGATGGCGTCGGCCGTGCCGATGTAGCGGCCCCCGTCGCCGGCCCAGTGGCGCGCGGCCGGGAACACCGTGACGTCGACGTCGCCGCCGTATTGGTGGTGGGCGTTCACGGGCGCGCCCGACCCGTCGACCATGACCGGCGGGAGGCCCCGGCCCAGCTTCGTCCGGCACCGCTCGATCAGCTCCATGACGCCGAGCCCGGTCGGCTCCCCGACCGCGATCGCGAACCGATCGGGACTGGAGCCGATGAGGTTCCAGAGCGCGCCGAATCCCGGCGGGCACTCCCTGATTCGCTCGAACAGCAGCGCGGGGGCGCCGAGGGACTGGTGCGCCATGTAGGTGATGGCGCCCATTTCCTCGTCCCGGTCGACCTCGGCCGTGATGCGCTTCAACTGTCCGATCGCTTCGACCCGGATGATCCACTCTCTCAAGTCATGGGGCGCCAGAGTGCTGGAATCTTCCACGAGGAAATCCTCCCCTACCGCTTGGCCTTGGCCGTCTGCACCATGAGGTCGTAGACCTCCTTCAGGCGGGGCTGCGAGGCCACGACCTCGCCCCCCACGGTGGACAGGCGCTTGATCATCTCGGCCTGGTCGGCCGCCGGGAGCTTGATCAGCTCTCCGCCCTTGTCCGTCCAGGTCTGGCGGCCCTTGTTGTTGAAGTCGACGGTCCAGTCGAAGAGCTCCTTCTGCACGGCCTCGCCTTCCTCCACCAGGACCTTCTGCAGATCGGGGGGGAGCTTGTCGTACCAGAGCTTGGACACCATGGCGATGGAGGTGACCATGGCATCGTGGGTCTCGGTCACCGTCTTGAGAATGTCGTAGTACTTGAACGTCGTGAAGATGGTGATGCCGGTTCGGTTACCGTCGATGGCGCCCCGCTGGAGGGCCGGAAAGACCTCGTCGAGGGGCATCGGCGCCGCCGTGGCGCCCAGCCGGGCCAGCGCCAGCGTCTGCATCGGTGACGCGAACACGCGGATCTTGAGCCCCCTGAAGTCGTCGAGCTTGCGGATGGGCTTGCGCGTCGCGTACGACGTGGGTCCGTACACGATGATCGAGACCCCTTTCATGCCCTTGCTCTCGCCCAGGGACAGGACGGTGTCCCGGAACTTCGGGTCGGCCAGCGCCCGGTACGTGTGCTCCATGTCGGCGAAGATGCCGGGCGCCCCCAGGGCCTGGAAGCGCACGTCGTGGCCGACGACGAACTCGGGCGGCCCGATCCACGCCTCGATGGTGCCGAGCTGGAGCCCCTCGATCATGCGCGGGATCGAGCCGATCTGGCTGGCCGGATAGATCTCGACCTTGATCCGCCCGCCCGCCCGCTTCTCGACGCGGGCGCCCCAGCGCTTCTGCCACTCGTGCTGCACGTCGTTGATGGTGGCGTTGCCGATCTTGAGCGTGTAGGTCTGGGCGGCCGCCGGCGCCACTGCCAGCGCCAGCGCGGCGCCGGCCGCCGCCAGCGCCGTCCCGCTCCGCCGTGCCAATCGTCTGAGCGTCATTTGGTCCTCCTTGTATATTCGCTCGCCTCGCACGCGGGGGCCCCAGCCCCCGGCCGTGCTGCGGCTCGCCCTGCGAGTCAGCGCACGAAGCGCGTCAAGTAGAGCGACAGCCAGGGCACGTAGGTAATTATCATGAGCGCCGCCACCTGGATCACGATGAACGGGACGAGGCCGCGGGCGATCCGGGTCAGGGAAGCCTTGAAGAGCGCTTGGCTCACGAAGATGTTGAGCCCGAACGGCGGCGTGAACATGCCGATGGACAGGTTGACGGTCAGGATGATGCCGAAGTGGATGAGGTCGACGCCGATCGTCCTCACGATGGGGACGAGCAGCGGCGTCAGGATGAGTGTGGCCGACGTCGGATCGATCAGGCATCCCACGCTCAGGAGGAACACGTTGATGACCACCAGCATGAGCCACGGCGGCACCTCCAGCCCCTGGATGACGCCGACGACGGTCTGGGGGACGCCGCTGATGGTGAGCAGCCACGCAAACGCGCCGGAGGCGGCCACGATGATCATGATCTGCGCCGTCAGGACCACCGAGCTGACCGCGATGTCCCACAGACGCGCCCAGGTGATGTCGCGGTAGACGTAGCGGGTGACGACGATGCCGTAGACGCCGGCGATCCCCGCCGCCTCGGTGGGCGTGCAGACGCCCGTGTAGATGCTCCCCAGAATCACCACCGGGGCGCCCAGCGCCCCCAGGCCCTCGCGCGTGCTCCGCCAGAACGTTCCCCAGCGAAAGCCCTCCGTCCGCTCGAGGGCCCGGCCGCGGACGTAGAAGACGATGTAGATCGCGGTGAGCACGCCGATGAGGAGCCCGGGAAAGACACCGCCGATGAACAGGGCGGCCACCGATTGCTCGGCGGCGGCCCCGTAGAGGATCATGAGGATGCTGGGTGGGATGATGCTGGCGATGGCGCCCGACGAGGTCACGAGCCCCAGCGCGAACTTCTCCTCGTAGCCGGCGGCGCGGAGCGCCGGATACATGAGCCGCCCCACCGAGGCCACCGTGGCCGGGCTCGACCCCGAGATGGCGCCGAAGAACTCGCAGGTCCCCACGGTGGTGAGGGCCAGGGTTCCCCGCAGGCCGCCGAACATCGACTGGACCCAGCGGATCAGCCGCTCGGAGATCCCGCCCTTGCCCATCACCTCGCCGGCGAAGATGAAGAACGGCACGGCGAGGAGCGCAAACTTGTCGATGCTGCCGAACATGGTCTGGGGCACCACCGTGAAAGGCACGTTCATGAAGAAGGCCAGCAGCACGATCACCGTGACGAGCAGGATGACGAAGATCGGGAGACCCAGGGCGAGCAGCGTGAACGGGATCAGCGCGAGGGCCCACCCCACTCACAGCTCCCCGCGCACGAACGTCCGGAATCGCCACACCAGCACGATCACCATCACCCCGAAGCTCACCGGCAGGGCGCCGTAGGGGATCACCATCGGGATCTCGGCCACCACGCTCCGCTGTCCGGTGCCCGCAACCAGGGCGACGACCCGCGCCGACTGCACGAGCAGGAACACACCGGCCAGCAGGAAGGCCAGCGTGGAAAGGAGGTTCAGCCAGCGGCGCACCCGCGGCGGCGTCAGGTGGTAGACGGCGTCCATCCGGAGGTGCTGGTTCTCCCAGGTCACCAGCGTCGCCCCCAGCATGACGCCCCAGATCATGATGAAGACGAGGACCTCCTCGGCCCAGATGATCGGCTTGAGAAAGACGTAGCGGCCGACCACGTTGGCGAAGTTGATCACCACGCCGACCAGGATGAGGGTCCCCAGCACGGCGCGGATCGCGCCGCGGACGCCCGACACCAGCCGGGAGCCGGGCGCGCTCACGCCGAGCGTCCGGTCCGCCGCTCCCAGAGTGCCGCCAGCGCGTTCCGGTCGATCTTGCCGTTGGCGTTCTTGGGGATGGTGTCGAGAACGACGACGGCGGTCGGCACCTTGAAGTCCACGAGCTTCGCCCGGAGGTGTTGGAGTAGCGAGGCTTCCCGAGGGCTCCGCCCGGGCCGGGGCGCGACGAAGCCCACCGGAAGCTCACCGTAGATCCCGTCCCGCACACCGAGCGTGGCCGCCTCGGCCACGTCGGGGTGCTCGAGCAGACAGTTCGTGATCTCGAGCGCGGCGATGTTGACGCCCCCCTTGATGATGATGTCCTTCTTGCGCCCGGTGATGTAGACGTAGCCGTCCTCGTCCCGCCGGGCCAGGTCGCCGTTCCGGAAGCCGTCCTGGGGGATCGGCGCGAGGTGGTCCGGCCCCTGCCAGTAGGCCGAGGCCATCTGGCGACCGCTGACGACCATCTCGCCCTCCTGGCCGGGTGGCACCTCGTGCCCCGCCTCGTCGAGGAGGCGCACGCGCATGTTGAGGGTGGGCCGGCCGATGGAGCCGAGCTTGCGCCGGTCCGGAGAGTTGCCGCACATGAAGCCCGTCTCGGTGCCGCCGGCGAGCTGGACGATGGGGATGCCGTAGGTCTTCTCGAACTCCACGTGCCGCTCGACCGAGAGGGGCGCCGTGCTGGAGGTCATGAAGCGGAGCTTGGGCAGGCCGGCCGCGGTCACCGCCACCGGCCGCGCGAGGAGCATGTTGATGACGGTGGGGATGCCGACGGCGACGGTGACTCCGTACTCGCGCACCCAGTCGAAGAACCGCGCCTGCGAGAACTTCCGCGCCAGCACGAGCGTGGCGCCCGTCTGCATGGTCGGCCCGATGGAGAGGATCTGCGGCGAGGACCAGCTGAAGTGGCGGTAGTCGAGGATCGTGTCGGCCTCGGTGAGCTGGAGGCGATCGATGCTGGACTCGCTCATGGCGTAGTACGCCTCGTGGGTCCAGATGGCCCCCTTCGGCGTGTCGGTCGTGCCCGAGGTGTAATCGATGCACGACCAGCCGCTCCGCGCGGGGCGCCCCGCCACCGGCGCGTCCGACGCGGCGCGGAGACGCAGGAAGAGGTCGCCGGCCGGGGGGCTCGGCGCGTTCCAGGCTCCGAACGGGATCCAGGACGGGCCGGGGGGCAGGAGCCCCCGCGGGTCGCCCGGCAGCTCCCGGCTCCCGAAGACGAGCTTCGGCGCCACCTCGTGGAGGATCCGGCTCACGTGCTTGTCCTGGATCTCGACGTTGATCGGGTTCACGATCACGCCGGCGCGGAGCGCGCCCCAGAAGACGACCAGCGCTTCGATCGCGTTGTCGGAGAGCACCGAGACCCGGTCGCCGTGGCCCACGCCTTCGCCGGCCAGGAAGTTGGCGAAGCGCCGGCTCAGCGCCTCGAACTCGCCGAAGGTGACCCGCGAGCCCTGGTCGGGGCTCTCGACGAAGATCTTGTCGGGGCGCCGGCGGGCATGCTCCTCGAGCAGCGTGTTCGGGTCGACGTACGCCGCGGAGCCGGTGTCGCCCGCCATCACGCGGCGCGCATCAGTCGAAGATGACCCCACCGTCGACGTTGAACGACTGCCCGGTGATGTTTCGCGCGCCCGGGGAGGCCAGGAAGACCGCCAGCGCGGCGACGTCCTCGGGGTCGTTGGGACGCCCGAGCGGAATCACGGAGTTCCGCCGGCGCTCCATCTCTTCGACGGTGACGCCCTCCTCGCGGGCGCGGGATCTCAGGTTACCGTCCGAGAGAGCGGTCACGGTGGTGCCCGGACAGATGGCGTTGACGTTGATGTTGTGACGGGCGAGCTGAAGCGCGGCCATGCGGGTGAGGCCGATCACGGCAGCCTTGCTGGCGGCGTAGATGGCGTTCGACGCGCCCGCGTAACCCTTGCCGGCGATGGAGGCGACGTTGACGATCACACCGCTCCGGCGGGGGATCATCTCGCGCGCCACCCGCTGCAGGCAGAAGAAGACGCCCTTGCCATTGACGCGCATGATGCGTTCCCAGTCGTCCTCGGTGAGATCCATGATGTAGGCGCGGCGCGTGACGCCCGCATTGTTCACCAGGACGTCGATCCGGTCGAAGGCCTCGGCGACCCGGCGAACCATCTTGTCGATGCCGGCGAGATCGCCGACGTCGGTCCCCAACGCCAGGCTCCGGCGCCCGAGCGCGGTGATGGCGGTCGCGGTCTTCTCGGCGGCCGCGTGATCGATGTCGACCGCCGCGACGTGAGCGCCGGCCTGCGCCAGCGCCAGCGCGGTCGCCTTCCCGATGCCCTGCCCGGCTCCGGTGACGATGGCGACGCGGTCGGTGAGAGTCATCGACGTCCGGTGCTCCTCTCCTCACGAC
This window harbors:
- a CDS encoding TRAP transporter large permease, translating into MGWALALIPFTLLALGLPIFVILLVTVIVLLAFFMNVPFTVVPQTMFGSIDKFALLAVPFFIFAGEVMGKGGISERLIRWVQSMFGGLRGTLALTTVGTCEFFGAISGSSPATVASVGRLMYPALRAAGYEEKFALGLVTSSGAIASIIPPSILMILYGAAAEQSVAALFIGGVFPGLLIGVLTAIYIVFYVRGRALERTEGFRWGTFWRSTREGLGALGAPVVILGSIYTGVCTPTEAAGIAGVYGIVVTRYVYRDITWARLWDIAVSSVVLTAQIMIIVAASGAFAWLLTISGVPQTVVGVIQGLEVPPWLMLVVINVFLLSVGCLIDPTSATLILTPLLVPIVRTIGVDLIHFGIILTVNLSIGMFTPPFGLNIFVSQALFKASLTRIARGLVPFIVIQVAALMIITYVPWLSLYLTRFVR
- a CDS encoding xanthine dehydrogenase family protein molybdopterin-binding subunit produces the protein MIGASVRRTEDHRFLTGRGRYVDDLGFEHALHLALVRSVHAHARVGTVDSSRATSLGGVLGVFTLDDLPELRGALPPPVVAAVNLKDYRQSALADGVVRFAGEPLAVVVGTSPYVAADGAAAVAVEYEPLAAAVDPERATAPGAPRVHDAWGTNVAATVGLTFGDVEAALKGADLVVTRRFRFGRMSATALEPRAVAARWDAATGTLHLWSSAQIPYVVRQRVADALGLAAEAVRVTAPDVGGGFGSKGAVYPEELIAATLARRLGRPIRWTETRGESFLGTTHAADQIHDATLALSRDGSFLALVDDFLVDGGAYLPRGAVVANVTATHLPGLYRLAAFHCRGRLVVTHKAPSAPYRGAGRPHATFVVERLIDIAARSLDLDAVEVRRRNLLPPEALPFDRAIPYRDGMPIIYDSGDYPALLDEAIERSGYRKFRERQRAAREQGRLLGFGLATYNEGTAIGPHEGAAVVVEPDGRVGVAVGAPSQGQGHETILAQVCADRLGVALDAVVVSGGDTARFPFGSGTYASRIAVIVGNAVAEAAEAVRDKAARLAARALECSPRDIVVTGGRAEVKGAPDRGFTLGALATLALRPDLVRELGEPGLGATRYFSPASVTWASGVHTAIVEVDRETGAVKVLEYHVVHDAGREINPRLVEGQTQGGVAQGLGAALSEGICYDERGQLLTATLMDYGLPRADAVPSIEVAGRDSPSPLNPLGLKGTGEGSAGPPPAAIANAVADALALEGVEINEVPIAREAISRRAPRASAASS
- a CDS encoding UbiD family decarboxylase gives rise to the protein MEDSSTLAPHDLREWIIRVEAIGQLKRITAEVDRDEEMGAITYMAHQSLGAPALLFERIRECPPGFGALWNLIGSSPDRFAIAVGEPTGLGVMELIERCRTKLGRGLPPVMVDGSGAPVNAHHQYGGDVDVTVFPAARHWAGDGGRYIGTADAIITRHPDEGWLNVGCYRQMVQDRNHVGLYLSPGKDARLHIERYWSRNEPCEVVAVWGVDPAMFVAASLGFSKTLSELEFIGGIKGVPVELVKGQAGSVPYPAHAEIVVEGVIQPNAMKLEGPFGEFTGYYGRPEDLAFLMEVKAVHHRADPILTHALMADYPANETSLLYSIARAAKIWNDLDKLGVPGIRGVYCHPAAAGGWGLTVVSLEQRYAGHAPQALALAAQVPGGAYYAKWIIAVDEDVDPSNMNQVLWAMATRCNPVEDIDILRQTWSTWLDPTQNPPEERPYGSKALINACMEHRYIKQFSKRTKVRRSVYESVARRWAELGFTTTPPKLWALDD
- a CDS encoding TRAP transporter substrate-binding protein; translation: MTLRRLARRSGTALAAAGAALALAVAPAAAQTYTLKIGNATINDVQHEWQKRWGARVEKRAGGRIKVEIYPASQIGSIPRMIEGLQLGTIEAWIGPPEFVVGHDVRFQALGAPGIFADMEHTYRALADPKFRDTVLSLGESKGMKGVSIIVYGPTSYATRKPIRKLDDFRGLKIRVFASPMQTLALARLGATAAPMPLDEVFPALQRGAIDGNRTGITIFTTFKYYDILKTVTETHDAMVTSIAMVSKLWYDKLPPDLQKVLVEEGEAVQKELFDWTVDFNNKGRQTWTDKGGELIKLPAADQAEMIKRLSTVGGEVVASQPRLKEVYDLMVQTAKAKR
- a CDS encoding type II toxin-antitoxin system VapC family toxin, coding for MTLVDTSVWVDHFRRGDDTLAALLTEAGVHCHPFIIGELACGRLRQRQAILALLANLPQLPVAEHEEVLAFVERHQLMGSRIGWIDAHLLAAARLTGIPLWTRDKGLRTVARRLGVAAEPPGNRAGRPSPGRP
- a CDS encoding type II toxin-antitoxin system VapB family antitoxin, yielding MRTTLNIDDRLLEHARRLSGIREKTALVRAGLEALIGRESAQRLAALGGTETSLGRIPRRRSRRPGRAA
- a CDS encoding UbiD family decarboxylase, with translation MSTGFREFLRDLEDAGELLRLPKAVDPRHLSALMAQAPQATLFEQVAGYPEWRAVGALLSTRRRLALALGCPEHAIATRFEEGIRRPIEAHLVDRAPCQEVVWTGEEADLTRLPLPMMHVKDGGPYISGTLVVAKDPEYGRNVGSYRMMYRTPRETGIDLVSSSDMRVYYQRALDQGRPLEIAVAVGVHPFELLAASYKAPIAVDEFAIAGGLQGAPVELVRCRTVDLEVPAQAELVLEGELLPIGWTADEGPFGEFSHITGEVKWNPIFRVRAITHRRDPIFYVLQMPWENDWLAAPVIEAAGLQALRVASVEPVAIRAPVGSCCYWTLIASIRKRPGEGMNALLALLSVAEVKLAIVTDDDIDIYNPDELDWAVTFRVQADRDVLIVPGGRGKHIDPSVRAGLLGKGGLPTTAKLGIDATIPEGVPRSHYERLRYFAKDAVRLEDYR
- a CDS encoding TRAP transporter small permease — encoded protein: MSAPGSRLVSGVRGAIRAVLGTLILVGVVINFANVVGRYVFLKPIIWAEEVLVFIMIWGVMLGATLVTWENQHLRMDAVYHLTPPRVRRWLNLLSTLAFLLAGVFLLVQSARVVALVAGTGQRSVVAEIPMVIPYGALPVSFGVMVIVLVWRFRTFVRGEL